In a genomic window of Myxococcota bacterium:
- a CDS encoding NUDIX domain-containing protein — MPKTSAGLLLYRVTRAGGLEVLLVHPGGPLFAKKDLGHWTVPKGEIDAGEELLAAAHRELAEETGFTAAGPALELGTVKQKNGKIVHAWAVRGDADVTRLVSNEFELEWPPKSGRVRSFPEVDRAEWFALDEARRRIKAAQEPFLDRLAEKIGA, encoded by the coding sequence GTGCCGAAGACCAGTGCCGGATTGCTGCTCTATCGAGTCACTCGCGCGGGCGGGCTCGAGGTGCTGCTCGTGCATCCGGGGGGGCCGCTGTTCGCGAAGAAGGATCTCGGGCATTGGACGGTGCCGAAGGGGGAGATCGACGCGGGCGAGGAGCTGCTCGCGGCGGCGCATCGGGAGCTCGCCGAGGAGACGGGGTTCACGGCGGCGGGGCCGGCGCTCGAGCTCGGCACCGTGAAGCAGAAGAACGGGAAGATCGTGCACGCGTGGGCGGTGCGCGGCGATGCGGATGTGACTCGGCTGGTGAGCAACGAGTTCGAGCTGGAGTGGCCGCCGAAGTCGGGGCGCGTGCGCTCGTTCCCCGAGGTCGACCGCGCGGAGTGGTTCGCGCTCGACGAGGCGCGGCGGCGCATCAAGGCGGCGCAGGAGCCGTTTCTCGACCGGCTGGCCGAGAAGATCGGCGCTTAG
- the rpe gene encoding ribulose-phosphate 3-epimerase: protein MKDSPWKLAPSILSADFGRLAEEVRAAEQAGADWLHLDVMDGHFVPNLTIGPDIVAAVAKRTSLPVDVHLMVREPDHLLDAFISAGATALGVHVEACTHLHRTLSEIRARKVRACVVLNPATPAESIRPVLSLVDQVLVMTVNPGFGGQAFIPETLPKIRQIRGWIDELRKPIDLVVDGGIGPDTIEKVAAYGARVFVMGNAFFKSPDYKRFADGIRSQLASLSGP, encoded by the coding sequence ATGAAAGACAGTCCCTGGAAGCTCGCTCCCTCGATCCTGTCGGCGGACTTCGGCCGCCTGGCCGAGGAGGTGCGCGCCGCCGAGCAGGCCGGCGCCGACTGGCTGCACCTCGACGTGATGGACGGTCACTTCGTGCCCAACCTGACGATCGGCCCCGACATCGTGGCCGCGGTCGCCAAGCGCACGAGCCTCCCGGTCGACGTGCACCTCATGGTGCGCGAGCCCGACCACCTGCTCGACGCCTTCATCTCCGCCGGGGCCACGGCGCTGGGCGTGCACGTCGAGGCCTGCACGCACCTGCACCGCACGCTCAGCGAGATCCGGGCGCGCAAGGTGCGCGCGTGCGTCGTCTTGAACCCCGCGACCCCCGCCGAGTCGATCCGCCCCGTGCTGTCACTCGTCGACCAGGTGCTGGTCATGACCGTGAACCCGGGCTTCGGCGGCCAGGCCTTCATCCCCGAGACACTCCCGAAGATCCGCCAGATCCGCGGCTGGATCGACGAGCTGCGCAAGCCCATCGACCTGGTCGTCGACGGCGGCATCGGCCCCGACACGATCGAGAAGGTCGCCGCCTACGGCGCGCGCGTCTTCGTCATGGGCAACGCGTTCTTCAAGAGCCCCGACTACAAACGCTTCGCCGACGGCATCCGCAGCCAGCTCGCGTCCCTCTCGGGCCCTTAG